The DNA region GTGAACAGGCCGGACGGGGTCAGCACCTCGACCTCCTCGCCGGGCCGGGCCTCGCGCACCAGCCAGCGCGAGAACAGTCCGCCGGGCACCTCGCGGACGGCGATCCGCAGCGGCCCGCCGACGGGGGCGCAGATCGAGTACGAGCGGCGCTCGTCGGCGCCGTCCACCACCTTGCGCAGGGTCAGGGTCTGCCCGGGCCGGAACGCGTACGCGGCCACCAAGTCGTCCGGCACCGCGAAGGTCACCGCCACGGCGTCCTCGCAGAGCCGCTCCACCCGGTCGATCCGCAGCCGGTGGAAGCTCGGACGGCGGGCCGGGCGGACAGCCTCCATGGCGGCTGTGGAGACCGTGGAGTCCGTGGAGTCCGTGGAGGCCGTGGAAGCGGCGGGCGAGGCGGAGGCGGGCGAGGCGGCGGGCATTCTCAGATCTCCTTGACGCGTTCGAACGGCTCGCGGCAGGCGCGGCAGCGCCAGAGCGCCTTGCAGGCGGTGGAGCCGAAGCGGGACAGCTCCTCCGTGTCGTTGCCGCCGCAGTGCGGGCAGGGCACGGGGGTCGCGGCTCCCGTGCGGGTGGGGCCGAGGGCGAGCGGAACCGGCCCGGGCGCGGACGCGACGGCCGAGGTCGGACGCGGCGGGGCGATGCCCGCCTCGGCGAGCTTGCGGCGGCCCTCGGCGGTGATCAGGTCGGTGGACCACGGCGGGTCCAGCCGCAGCCGCACCCGGACGTCCGGGTACCCGGCGGCGCGCAGCCGGCGGTCGACGTCGGCGGCCATCTCGGCGACGGCAGGGCAGCCCGAGTAGGTCGGGGTCAGCCAGGCGGTCACCGTGCCGCTGGCGCCGTCCACCTCGACCTCGGCCAGCACGCCCAGGTCGGCCAGGGTGAGCATGGGCAGCTCCGGGTCCGGCACGGCTGCGGCGACCGACCAGGCCAGGTCGCGCACGGTGCCGACGCTGCCGACGGTCCCCGTGGTGCCGGTCACCACGTCGCCCCCGGGTGTGCGCGGGCCACCACCTGCAGCTCGGCGAGCAGCGGGCCGAGCGCCTCGGTGTGCACCCCGTCCCGGCCGGCCCGGCCCAGCACGGTGGCCAGCGGCGGCACGTCCGGCACGGTCAGCCCGGCCTCGGCGATCACGGCCGCGAGCTCGCGCAGCACCGGTTCGCGCAGCTCCGCCGGGTCGACACCCACCCGCAGCTCCACCGGGTGCGCGGTGAACAGCTCCTCCAGCAGCGGCCAGACCGCGTCCAGCCCCGCCTGCATCCGCTCCGCCGAGTACGACGTGCCGTCGCCGAGCCGCAGCGTCCAGGCGCTGGCGTACTCGCGGTGGTACGCCAGCTCCTTGACGCCCCGGGCGGCGACCGCGGCCAGCACCGGGTCGGGGTGCGCGGCCAGCGCCTCGTACAGCGCGCCGCGGGCGGTGGAGAACAACAGCAGCCGGGCGATCGAGTACGCGAAGTCGCCGTTCGGAGTCTCCACCAGGCGGACGTTGCGGAACTCGTACTCCTCCCGCCAGTACGCCAGGTCGTCCTCGGTGCGGCCGGAGCCGTCCGCCTGGCCGGCCCGGGTGAGCAGCAGACGGGCCTGGCCGAGCAGGTCGAGGCCGAGGTTGGCGAGCGCGACCTCCTCCTCCAGCTCGGGCGCCCGGGTGCACCACTCGATCAGCCGCTGGGCGAGCACCAGGGCGTCGTCGCCGAGCATCTGGCAGTAGGCGGCGAGATCGGCGCCGGCCAGGCCGGCGGGCAGGGCGGTGTCCACGCCGAGCAGCGGGTCGGCGAAGCCAGTCCCGTACGCCCAGCGGCCCTCGCCCTCGGGGCCGGGGGTGGCTCCGGCGAGGCTGAGGTAGACGTGGTCGTCCTCGGTGGTGGACGTGGTGTGGTCGTGCACGGTGGCTCCCCCGTCAGATGTGCGGGACATCCTCGGGGATGTCGTAGAAGGTCGGGTGGCGGTAGACCTTGTCACCGCTGGGCTCGAAGAACGGGTCGCGCTCGTCCGGGGTGGAGGCGGTGATCGCGTCCGAGCGGACCACCCAGAGGCTGACGCCCTCGTTGCGACGGGTGTACAGGTCACGGGCGGCGAGCAGCGCCATCCGGTCGTCGGAGGCGTGCAGCGAGCCGACGTGGACGTGGTTCAGGCCGCGTCGGGGGCGGACGAACACCTCGTACAGCGGCCAGCCGGCCTTGGACTCGGTCACGTTCAGTTCTCCTGTTCGGGGGTGTGCCGCTCGGCGGGTGCGGCTTGTTCGGCGGCGCGCTTGGCCGCGTACGCGACGGCCGCCTCGCGCACCCAGGCGCCGTCCTCGTGGGCGGCCCGGCGGCGGTCGACCCGCTGGGCGTTGCACGGGCCCTGGCCGTGGATGACCCTGGTCAGTTCGGACCAGTCCGGCTCACCGAAGTCCCAGCCGCCGCGCCCCTCGTTCCAGCGCAGCTCGGGGTCCGGGAGGGTGACGCCCAGGTGCTCGGCCTGCGGAACGGTCATGTCGACGAAGCGCTGACGGAGCTCGTCGTTGGTGTGGCGCTTGATCCGCCAGGCCATCGAGCGGGCGGTGTTCGGCGACTCGGCGTCCGAGGGACCGAACATCATCAGCGACGGCCACCACCAGCGGTCGACCGCGTCCTGGACCATCCGGCGCTGGGCGTCGGTGCCGCGCATCAGCGTCATGAGGAGCTCGTAGCCCTGGCGCTGGTGGAAGGACTCCTCCTTGCAGATCCGCACCATCGCGCGGGCGTACGGACCGTAGCTGCAGCGGCAGAGCGGGACCTGGTTGCAGATCGCGGCGCCGTCCACCAGCCAGCCGATCACGCCGACGTCGGCGAAGGTGAGGGTGGGGTAGTTGAAGATCGAGGAGTACTTCTGGCGGCCGCTGATCAGCTTCTCGGTGAGTTCGGC from Kitasatospora cathayae includes:
- the paaD gene encoding 1,2-phenylacetyl-CoA epoxidase subunit PaaD; its protein translation is MTGTTGTVGSVGTVRDLAWSVAAAVPDPELPMLTLADLGVLAEVEVDGASGTVTAWLTPTYSGCPAVAEMAADVDRRLRAAGYPDVRVRLRLDPPWSTDLITAEGRRKLAEAGIAPPRPTSAVASAPGPVPLALGPTRTGAATPVPCPHCGGNDTEELSRFGSTACKALWRCRACREPFERVKEI
- the paaC gene encoding 1,2-phenylacetyl-CoA epoxidase subunit PaaC codes for the protein MSRTSDGGATVHDHTTSTTEDDHVYLSLAGATPGPEGEGRWAYGTGFADPLLGVDTALPAGLAGADLAAYCQMLGDDALVLAQRLIEWCTRAPELEEEVALANLGLDLLGQARLLLTRAGQADGSGRTEDDLAYWREEYEFRNVRLVETPNGDFAYSIARLLLFSTARGALYEALAAHPDPVLAAVAARGVKELAYHREYASAWTLRLGDGTSYSAERMQAGLDAVWPLLEELFTAHPVELRVGVDPAELREPVLRELAAVIAEAGLTVPDVPPLATVLGRAGRDGVHTEALGPLLAELQVVARAHPGATW
- the paaB gene encoding 1,2-phenylacetyl-CoA epoxidase subunit PaaB, translating into MTESKAGWPLYEVFVRPRRGLNHVHVGSLHASDDRMALLAARDLYTRRNEGVSLWVVRSDAITASTPDERDPFFEPSGDKVYRHPTFYDIPEDVPHI
- the paaA gene encoding 1,2-phenylacetyl-CoA epoxidase subunit PaaA; this translates as MTAEVAEAVPAQTPEDRFDAVIAAEQRIEPRDWMPDAYRATLIRQIAQHAHSEIIGMQPEGNWLTRAPSLRRKAILLAKAQDEAGHGLYLYAAAETLGVDRAELTEKLISGRQKYSSIFNYPTLTFADVGVIGWLVDGAAICNQVPLCRCSYGPYARAMVRICKEESFHQRQGYELLMTLMRGTDAQRRMVQDAVDRWWWPSLMMFGPSDAESPNTARSMAWRIKRHTNDELRQRFVDMTVPQAEHLGVTLPDPELRWNEGRGGWDFGEPDWSELTRVIHGQGPCNAQRVDRRRAAHEDGAWVREAAVAYAAKRAAEQAAPAERHTPEQEN